A stretch of Nonomuraea africana DNA encodes these proteins:
- a CDS encoding MOSC domain-containing protein translates to MLLSEIHIYPIKSVTGRAVDRARVHPWGLAGDRRWAVVGPDGDNVRLREYPRLLAVTAREIPDGGLLLSAPGMPELKVPPAAGPSVRVGFTGLDHAVLAASEAHAWFTALLGDPARLVWLDDPGRRSIDPAHGGLPGEVVTFAWDAPLLLTTTAAARRLDEWIEQGALRRGETPPGPLSPLRFRPSVIVDGAEPFEEDGWREVRIGSVDFRVSELCDRCAVTVIDPDTYRRGKEPLRTLAEHRRWDGRTWFGIRLVPRGPGEIRVGDPVIAG, encoded by the coding sequence GTGCTGCTCTCCGAGATCCACATTTATCCGATCAAGTCGGTGACCGGGCGGGCCGTCGACCGCGCCCGGGTGCACCCGTGGGGCCTCGCGGGCGACCGCCGCTGGGCCGTGGTGGGCCCCGACGGGGACAACGTCCGCCTCCGCGAGTACCCCCGCCTGCTCGCCGTCACGGCCAGAGAGATCCCGGACGGCGGGCTGCTGCTGTCCGCGCCGGGCATGCCCGAGCTGAAGGTGCCGCCCGCGGCGGGCCCGAGCGTGCGCGTGGGCTTCACCGGTCTCGACCACGCCGTGCTGGCCGCATCGGAGGCGCACGCGTGGTTCACCGCGCTGCTCGGTGACCCCGCCCGGCTGGTGTGGCTCGACGATCCCGGCCGCCGCTCCATCGACCCTGCCCACGGTGGGCTCCCCGGCGAGGTGGTGACGTTCGCCTGGGACGCGCCGCTGCTGCTCACCACCACGGCCGCCGCCCGCAGGCTGGACGAGTGGATCGAGCAGGGCGCCCTCCGGCGCGGCGAGACCCCGCCCGGCCCGCTGTCACCGCTGCGCTTCAGGCCCAGCGTGATCGTCGACGGCGCGGAGCCGTTCGAGGAGGACGGCTGGCGCGAGGTCCGCATCGGCTCGGTCGACTTCCGCGTCTCGGAGCTGTGCGACCGGTGCGCGGTGACCGTCATCGACCCGGACACCTATCGCAGGGGCAAGGAACCCTTGCGCACGCTCGCCGAACACCGCAGGTGGGACGGCAGGACCTGGTTCGGCATCCGCCTCGTCCCGCGCGGTCCGGGCGAGATCCGGGTGGGAGATCCCGTGATCGCGGGATGA
- a CDS encoding AAA family ATPase, which yields MRTHDAGPELIGREHPAALLRAEISRVTGSHGGLVLVTGEAGIGKTTLVTSAAEQAREQGALVLSGSCWHSDAAPGYWPWVQVIRALRRGGEWPAVEEAAGGRLSALLGDGARVDGADAFEVYDAVTTALVTLSQTRPVVVVLDDLHWADGASLKLLEFAAQHTWFERLLLIGTYRDVEVEQGEHPLRPLLTPLAARATMITLTGLDRAQVAALVTRTIGHEPDDDVVQEIHRRTGGNPFFVEQTARLWRSGGSVSAIPPGVRDTLWRRLSLLPAPVVRLLTDAAVLGREFHRQVLAAVAAAPAAHVDRLLAQAAAARLVGSQGGGVFSFAHDLVRETLYDSLDEADLRARHAATVHALRDLPDAMPGELARHAYLAGEAVDPALATDLLVAAARQANQRLAREEALLHWRRAMELAGSGDPRRLVRIGLEFGRLLHHGGESDESARVFDRAVATVRALDDPELLARAALTLFHTCGREESGRGGAALLREAHHALVGAPPAGDPPTPDRLAQDLAVRISVLARKSDDDEALTFALWALHDTIWGPGTARQRVELTEELRGLARRTGDVDMEHFTSALHWVALLELGDPRFPDQFRHYVAMGRASDQPNIGLSTSIDQSIIDTLTGDFARAEALMGEVMEVGGGHGHTHFGYMLDHHRWAMLLAQGRLSELEEVHERLRASRHPCPGLLEALSDLRRGHGDPALLRAMPEPADDGVRPVWLRFLAEAAGFSRDPDLCAQAREALEPHLGEWAVSLYGWDISGPVVLWMGVVAAAEERWDEAIDCFTSAVRAAELLRARPWSVEARLRLGAALTARGRPGDAETADRLLTEVAAEAADLGIRDMTDRLSRIRQERPAAGGDRGTGWREDPERGPRAGEPWAATAGPSGGSDARRSPTTDVSGRTNPPSTTPPPEAHEQWPTTSPGSVDGGPTTMPEFEDATRRPTVSPGGVHRDSGGGRGGRRPSPPNAPGAAEPSDLGSSADRANGSPPDVRGDEGLAGSGGSGDRTFDAGRTGDPRPDVRGDDGVDGSAGRSGRISDTGRVGGARLSVSGEGSRGSEGSLVDRDRAPGNEFRREGSVWSLSFGGRTVHMPDAKGLRDLHTLLSRPGAELPAVQLLAPEGGEVVVAARRMGGDPVLDEEAKARYHRHLTRLDEETERALELGDDRRAAELDRERAALLEELRAAAGLGGRARRLGDEAERARKTVTARIRDVLRKLDALHPELAAHLRDAVSTGTTCRYHPNPGITWRL from the coding sequence ATGCGAACTCACGACGCGGGGCCGGAGCTCATCGGCAGGGAGCACCCTGCCGCGTTGCTGCGTGCCGAGATCAGCCGCGTGACCGGCAGTCACGGCGGCCTCGTGCTGGTCACCGGCGAGGCGGGCATCGGCAAGACCACGCTCGTGACCAGCGCGGCCGAGCAGGCCAGAGAGCAGGGCGCGCTGGTGCTGAGCGGATCCTGCTGGCACTCCGACGCGGCGCCCGGCTACTGGCCGTGGGTGCAGGTCATCAGGGCGCTGCGGCGCGGCGGCGAGTGGCCCGCCGTGGAGGAGGCGGCGGGCGGGCGGCTGTCGGCGCTGCTCGGCGACGGTGCGCGGGTCGACGGGGCCGACGCCTTCGAGGTCTACGACGCCGTGACGACCGCCCTGGTGACGCTGTCGCAGACGCGTCCCGTGGTCGTGGTCCTCGACGACCTGCACTGGGCCGACGGCGCGTCGCTGAAACTGCTCGAGTTCGCCGCCCAGCACACCTGGTTCGAACGACTGCTGCTGATCGGCACCTACCGCGACGTGGAGGTCGAGCAGGGCGAGCACCCCTTGCGCCCGCTGCTGACCCCGCTGGCCGCGCGGGCCACGATGATCACGCTCACCGGCCTCGACCGCGCGCAGGTGGCCGCGCTCGTCACCCGCACGATCGGGCACGAGCCCGACGACGACGTGGTCCAGGAGATCCATCGGCGCACGGGCGGCAACCCGTTCTTCGTCGAGCAGACCGCCCGGCTGTGGCGCAGCGGCGGGTCGGTGTCGGCGATCCCGCCGGGGGTGCGCGACACGCTGTGGCGACGGCTGTCGCTGCTGCCCGCTCCCGTGGTCAGGCTCCTCACCGACGCGGCCGTGCTGGGGCGCGAGTTCCACCGCCAGGTGCTGGCCGCGGTCGCCGCCGCCCCGGCCGCGCACGTCGACCGGCTGCTCGCCCAGGCGGCGGCCGCCAGGCTCGTCGGGTCGCAGGGGGGCGGGGTGTTCTCCTTCGCTCACGACCTGGTCCGCGAGACGCTCTACGACTCCCTCGACGAGGCCGACCTGCGCGCGCGTCACGCGGCCACCGTCCACGCCCTGCGCGACCTGCCCGACGCGATGCCGGGCGAGCTGGCCCGCCACGCCTATCTCGCGGGCGAGGCCGTCGATCCCGCGCTCGCCACCGACCTCCTGGTGGCCGCGGCCAGGCAGGCCAACCAGCGGCTGGCCAGGGAGGAGGCACTGCTCCACTGGCGCAGGGCGATGGAGCTGGCGGGCTCGGGCGATCCACGGCGGCTGGTCAGGATCGGGCTGGAGTTCGGCCGCCTGCTCCACCACGGCGGCGAGTCCGACGAGTCGGCGCGGGTCTTCGACAGGGCGGTCGCCACCGTGCGGGCGCTCGACGATCCCGAGCTGCTGGCCAGGGCCGCGCTCACCCTCTTCCACACCTGCGGGCGCGAGGAGAGCGGCCGCGGCGGCGCCGCGCTCCTGCGCGAGGCGCATCACGCGCTCGTCGGCGCGCCGCCGGCCGGCGACCCGCCCACTCCCGACCGGCTCGCGCAGGACCTCGCGGTGCGCATCAGCGTGCTGGCCAGGAAGAGCGACGACGACGAGGCGCTGACGTTCGCGCTGTGGGCGCTGCACGACACGATCTGGGGTCCCGGCACGGCCAGGCAGCGGGTCGAGCTGACCGAGGAGTTGCGCGGGCTGGCCCGCCGTACGGGTGATGTCGACATGGAGCACTTCACCTCCGCGCTCCACTGGGTGGCGCTGCTCGAGCTCGGCGACCCGCGCTTCCCCGACCAGTTCCGCCACTACGTCGCGATGGGCAGGGCCAGCGACCAGCCCAACATCGGCCTGTCCACCTCGATCGACCAGAGCATCATCGACACCCTCACGGGCGACTTCGCCAGAGCCGAGGCGCTCATGGGCGAGGTCATGGAGGTGGGCGGCGGTCACGGCCACACGCACTTCGGCTACATGCTCGACCACCATCGCTGGGCGATGCTGCTGGCGCAGGGGCGCCTCTCCGAGCTGGAGGAGGTCCACGAACGGTTGCGGGCGAGCCGCCATCCGTGTCCCGGGCTGCTGGAGGCGCTGTCCGACCTGCGGCGGGGGCACGGCGATCCGGCGCTGCTGCGTGCCATGCCCGAGCCCGCGGACGACGGGGTGCGCCCGGTGTGGCTGCGGTTCCTGGCCGAGGCGGCGGGGTTCTCCCGCGACCCCGACCTGTGCGCGCAGGCTCGCGAGGCTCTGGAGCCCCATCTCGGCGAGTGGGCCGTCTCCCTCTACGGCTGGGACATCAGCGGGCCCGTCGTCCTCTGGATGGGAGTCGTGGCGGCCGCCGAGGAGCGGTGGGACGAGGCGATCGACTGCTTCACCTCGGCGGTGCGCGCGGCGGAGCTCCTGCGGGCCCGCCCGTGGTCGGTGGAGGCCCGGCTGCGGCTGGGTGCGGCGCTGACGGCCCGAGGGCGCCCCGGCGACGCGGAAACCGCGGACCGCCTCCTGACGGAGGTGGCAGCCGAGGCCGCCGACCTGGGCATTCGCGACATGACCGACCGCCTGTCCCGGATACGCCAGGAGCGCCCCGCTGCCGGCGGCGACAGGGGGACGGGGTGGCGGGAAGACCCTGAGCGCGGCCCGCGCGCCGGGGAGCCGTGGGCGGCGACCGCTGGCCCTTCGGGCGGTTCGGACGCGCGACGGTCTCCTACCACCGACGTCTCCGGCCGCACGAACCCGCCGTCGACGACACCGCCGCCAGAGGCCCATGAGCAGTGGCCGACGACCTCGCCCGGGAGCGTGGACGGTGGGCCGACGACCATGCCCGAGTTCGAGGACGCGACTCGGCGGCCGACCGTCTCTCCCGGAGGTGTGCACCGGGATTCGGGAGGAGGGCGAGGGGGCAGGCGGCCCTCTCCCCCGAACGCGCCCGGAGCGGCAGAGCCCAGCGACCTGGGCTCCAGCGCAGATCGGGCGAATGGTTCCCCGCCGGACGTCCGGGGAGATGAGGGTTTGGCTGGCTCGGGGGGTTCTGGCGACCGGACCTTTGACGCGGGCCGGACGGGTGATCCCCGGCCGGACGTCCGGGGAGACGATGGTGTGGACGGCTCGGCGGGTCGCAGCGGCCGGATCTCGGACACGGGCCGAGTGGGTGGGGCCCGGCTGAGTGTCTCCGGTGAGGGGTCACGTGGTTCCGAGGGCTCGTTGGTGGACCGGGACCGGGCCCCGGGGAACGAGTTCAGGCGGGAGGGCTCGGTGTGGTCTCTCTCGTTCGGGGGGCGGACTGTTCACATGCCCGACGCCAAGGGTCTTCGCGACCTCCACACGCTGCTGAGCAGACCGGGTGCGGAGCTGCCTGCCGTTCAGCTGCTCGCGCCCGAGGGTGGCGAGGTGGTGGTGGCCGCGCGGCGGATGGGTGGCGACCCGGTGCTGGACGAGGAGGCCAAGGCCCGCTACCATCGCCACCTGACCCGGCTGGACGAGGAGACCGAGCGGGCGCTGGAGCTGGGTGACGACCGGCGGGCGGCGGAGCTCGACAGGGAGCGTGCGGCGCTGCTGGAGGAGTTGCGGGCGGCGGCGGGGCTCGGCGGACGGGCGCGCCGACTCGGGGACGAGGCGGAACGCGCCCGCAAGACGGTCACGGCGCGGATCCGCGATGTCCTGCGCAAGCTCGATGCTCTCCATCCCGAGCTCGCCGCCCACCTCCGCGACGCCGTCTCGACGGGTACCACCTGCCGCTACCACCCGAACCCCGGCATCACCTGGCGCCTCTGA